A DNA window from Rhizobium jaguaris contains the following coding sequences:
- a CDS encoding YdcF family protein, with amino-acid sequence MEMTTRKTVSSQTLQEGSCGVRPVRRSLFRRLLRWGGFGFIFLVAIVFGGFLHFADSITTLKPPPEPKADAIVVLTGGYQRIDQAVELLRTGAGNRLLISGVHPTTTPSQIRKLTQSPVSLFNCCVDIGYDAIDTIGNAREAAKWIHAKGYKSILVVTNNYHMPRSLAELKYVDPATDFIPYPVVNSDLKTKNWFTDPNALRTMVSEYAKVLLAGARNLTGLGRPLGLRSREPGDDPG; translated from the coding sequence ATGGAAATGACGACTCGCAAGACCGTGAGTTCGCAGACACTGCAGGAAGGCTCCTGCGGCGTCAGGCCCGTGCGGCGCAGTCTTTTCCGTCGCCTTCTGCGCTGGGGCGGCTTCGGCTTTATCTTCCTCGTCGCCATCGTTTTCGGCGGCTTCCTGCATTTCGCCGATTCGATCACTACACTGAAGCCGCCTCCGGAACCGAAGGCGGATGCCATCGTCGTGCTGACCGGCGGCTATCAGCGCATCGACCAGGCGGTGGAACTGCTGCGCACCGGCGCCGGCAACCGGCTGTTGATCTCAGGCGTCCATCCGACCACCACGCCGTCGCAAATCCGCAAGCTGACCCAAAGTCCCGTCAGTCTCTTCAATTGCTGCGTCGATATCGGCTACGATGCCATCGACACGATCGGCAATGCCCGTGAGGCCGCGAAGTGGATCCACGCCAAGGGTTACAAGAGCATATTGGTGGTGACCAACAACTATCATATGCCGCGCAGCCTGGCTGAGCTGAAATATGTCGATCCAGCCACGGATTTCATTCCCTACCCGGTGGTCAATTCCGATCTCAAGACCAAGAACTGGTTCACCGATCCCAATGCGCTGCGCACCATGGTCTCCGAATATGCCAAGGTTCTCCTCGCCGGCGCCCGCAATCTCACGGGCCTTGGACGCCCGCTCGGCCTGCGCTCTCGCGAACCGGGCGATGATCCGGGCTGA
- the rpmB gene encoding 50S ribosomal protein L28 codes for MSRMCELTGKAVLVGNNVSHANNKTKRRFLPNLCQVTLISDVLGQRYRLRVSAAALRSVEHRGGLDAFLLKASENELSMRARLLRRQIVKKSAEAAVAA; via the coding sequence ATGTCCCGCATGTGCGAATTGACCGGCAAGGCCGTCCTCGTGGGCAACAATGTCAGCCACGCCAACAACAAGACCAAGCGTCGGTTCCTGCCGAACCTCTGCCAGGTCACGCTGATCTCCGACGTTCTTGGCCAGCGTTATCGTCTGCGCGTTTCCGCTGCAGCGCTTCGCTCGGTCGAACATCGTGGCGGCCTCGACGCTTTCCTGCTGAAGGCCAGCGAAAACGAACTCAGCATGCGTGCCCGCCTGCTGCGTCGTCAGATCGTCAAGAAGTCCGCTGAAGCTGCCGTAGCCGCCTAA
- the hisC gene encoding histidinol-phosphate transaminase: MSMEMSKPVPRPGILDIAAYVPGKEHAPGVARVFKLSSNETPFGASPKAIEAFRAAGEHLERYPDGQAKELRQAIADVHGLNTANILCGNGSDELLALLCHVYLGAGDEGIVTEHGFLIYKIQIMAAGATPVTVKEKDRTVDVDAILAAVTDKTKIVFIANPANPTGTYVPVSEIRRLQAGLPKHVILVLDAAYAEYVRRNDYEAGLELVSSNPNVVMTRTFSKIYGLAALRVGWMYGPADIVDALSRVRMPFNMNGAAIAAGAAAMRDQAFIAQAVAHNTLWIEKVTRAFESIGLEVTPSVANFVLVHFPDTDGKRAADADEFLTNRGYILRAVRAYGFPNSLRMSIGTEEANLGVIDALTEFMGRKA; this comes from the coding sequence ATGAGCATGGAAATGAGCAAACCTGTCCCGCGCCCCGGCATTCTCGATATCGCCGCCTATGTGCCGGGCAAGGAACATGCGCCAGGCGTGGCGCGGGTGTTCAAGCTCTCCTCCAACGAGACCCCGTTCGGCGCAAGCCCCAAGGCCATCGAAGCTTTCCGCGCTGCCGGCGAGCATTTGGAACGCTATCCGGACGGGCAGGCCAAGGAGCTTCGCCAGGCGATCGCCGACGTCCACGGACTGAATACCGCCAATATCCTTTGCGGCAATGGTTCCGACGAGTTGCTCGCTCTGCTCTGCCACGTCTATCTCGGCGCCGGCGATGAAGGCATCGTCACCGAGCACGGCTTCCTGATCTACAAGATCCAGATCATGGCCGCGGGTGCTACGCCGGTCACGGTGAAGGAGAAGGACCGCACGGTCGATGTCGACGCGATCCTCGCCGCCGTTACCGACAAGACCAAGATCGTCTTCATTGCCAATCCGGCCAATCCGACAGGCACCTATGTGCCGGTCAGCGAAATCCGTCGTCTCCAGGCGGGTTTGCCGAAACACGTCATCCTCGTGCTCGACGCTGCCTATGCCGAATATGTCCGCCGCAACGACTATGAGGCCGGCCTCGAGCTCGTTTCTTCGAATCCCAATGTTGTCATGACCCGCACCTTTTCGAAGATCTATGGTCTTGCGGCGTTGCGCGTCGGCTGGATGTATGGGCCGGCCGATATCGTCGATGCGCTGAGCCGTGTCCGCATGCCGTTCAACATGAATGGCGCCGCCATTGCCGCTGGTGCCGCTGCGATGCGCGATCAGGCCTTCATTGCACAGGCGGTTGCGCACAATACGCTGTGGATCGAGAAGGTGACGAGGGCCTTCGAATCGATCGGCCTCGAGGTGACGCCGTCGGTCGCCAATTTCGTGCTCGTCCACTTTCCCGATACCGATGGCAAGCGCGCCGCCGATGCCGACGAGTTCCTGACCAACCGCGGCTATATTCTGCGCGCGGTGCGTGCTTACGGCTTCCCGAATTCGTTGCGCATGAGCATCGGCACGGAAGAGGCCAATCTGGGCGTCATCGATGCGCTGACCGAATTTATGGGACGCAAGGCATGA
- a CDS encoding cupin domain-containing protein, whose amino-acid sequence MQPKEIIEALSMQPHPEGGWYVQTFRDEHGGARGHSTAIYYLLQAGQRSHWHRVRDAAEVWHYYAGAPLALYRSADGKTSETIVLGTDLLRGERPQAIIPADWWQAAESLGEYTLVGCTVAPGFEFSSFEMAAPGWKPTA is encoded by the coding sequence ATGCAGCCGAAGGAGATCATCGAGGCGCTTTCCATGCAGCCGCATCCGGAAGGCGGCTGGTATGTGCAGACATTCCGCGATGAGCATGGCGGCGCACGCGGCCACTCGACCGCGATCTACTATCTCCTACAGGCGGGCCAACGCTCGCATTGGCATCGGGTGCGCGATGCCGCGGAGGTCTGGCACTATTATGCCGGTGCGCCGCTGGCGCTCTATCGTTCCGCCGACGGCAAGACGAGCGAGACAATCGTTCTCGGCACCGATCTGCTAAGGGGCGAACGTCCCCAGGCGATCATTCCTGCAGACTGGTGGCAGGCGGCCGAAAGTCTCGGCGAATATACGCTCGTCGGCTGCACGGTCGCACCCGGCTTCGAGTTTTCGAGCTTCGAAATGGCAGCGCCGGGCTGGAAGCCCACTGCCTGA
- a CDS encoding DUF3108 domain-containing protein, giving the protein MVQFRRWLFISVLMTSMPLAASAEELRHETQYRVALAGFPIARADFKTEVKDKQFTIRGDITSAGLADLVTSIDAKTDVTGTVGDNKLQATHYRLFYKSGKKERTYDVAYANGNVTSNTITPEPKRPQNWIPISAGDLHSVLDPISGMIFPITPNLNLCNQNLAVFDGEMRMDLKLSPKGSHPFSTDGFKGKTIACGVRFTPKSGYKGTRKDYLYLAKSDGMEIWFAKADTMNVYAPVYVRIPTQYGTVTITAVKYGS; this is encoded by the coding sequence ATGGTTCAATTTCGAAGGTGGCTTTTTATTTCGGTCCTGATGACGTCGATGCCTCTTGCGGCATCGGCCGAGGAGCTGCGGCATGAAACGCAATACCGCGTGGCGCTCGCGGGCTTTCCGATCGCGAGGGCGGATTTCAAGACCGAGGTCAAGGACAAGCAGTTTACTATCCGCGGCGATATTACGTCGGCTGGCCTCGCGGATCTTGTCACGTCGATCGATGCGAAGACCGACGTGACGGGCACGGTCGGCGACAACAAGCTGCAGGCGACGCATTACAGGCTCTTTTACAAGAGCGGCAAAAAGGAACGGACCTATGATGTCGCCTATGCCAATGGCAATGTGACGTCGAATACGATCACGCCGGAGCCGAAGCGGCCGCAGAACTGGATACCGATCAGCGCCGGAGATCTGCATTCGGTGCTCGACCCGATTTCCGGCATGATCTTTCCGATTACTCCCAATCTCAATCTCTGCAATCAGAACCTGGCTGTCTTCGACGGCGAGATGCGCATGGATCTGAAACTGTCGCCGAAGGGATCGCACCCGTTTTCGACGGATGGTTTCAAGGGCAAGACGATCGCCTGCGGCGTACGCTTCACGCCGAAGAGCGGTTACAAGGGAACGCGCAAGGATTATCTCTATCTCGCCAAGAGCGACGGCATGGAGATCTGGTTTGCCAAGGCCGACACCATGAATGTATATGCACCTGTCTACGTCCGTATCCCGACGCAATATGGAACAGTGACGATTACCGCCGTGAAATACGGCAGCTAG
- a CDS encoding lysophospholipid acyltransferase family protein translates to MITLRSILFNTIFYANLIIRMIVLSPIYFLMPRKAAYAIPKAWAKSSVWLMKKIVGTTCEIEGLENIPAGSYIFAPKHQSFWDTFALLPYLDDPVYILKRELMWIPLFGWYAKKQRMIPVDRSARGKVMFDVLKRTREELSSGRQLIIYPEGTRRPPGAEPVYKYGIARMYRDLNIPVVAVAMHPGLFWPRRTFRKYPGHFKVRILPPIPPGLDPDAFFARLMEETEKASDELLVETIANNPHLPVPPTAAQRLAEIAKAKVAATV, encoded by the coding sequence ATGATTACCTTGCGTTCGATCCTGTTCAATACGATCTTCTATGCCAACCTGATCATTCGCATGATCGTGCTCTCACCCATCTATTTCCTGATGCCGCGCAAGGCCGCCTATGCGATCCCCAAAGCCTGGGCGAAATCCAGCGTCTGGCTGATGAAGAAAATCGTCGGCACCACCTGCGAAATCGAGGGCCTGGAAAATATTCCCGCCGGCAGCTACATCTTCGCCCCGAAGCATCAATCCTTCTGGGATACCTTCGCACTGCTGCCTTATCTCGACGATCCCGTATACATTCTGAAGCGGGAGCTGATGTGGATTCCGCTGTTCGGCTGGTACGCCAAGAAACAGCGCATGATCCCGGTCGACCGCAGCGCCCGCGGCAAGGTGATGTTCGATGTGTTGAAGCGCACGCGGGAAGAGCTTTCCAGCGGCCGCCAGTTGATTATCTATCCCGAGGGTACCCGCCGTCCCCCGGGCGCCGAGCCGGTTTACAAATATGGCATCGCCCGGATGTATCGCGATCTGAACATTCCCGTGGTCGCGGTGGCCATGCATCCCGGCCTCTTCTGGCCGCGCCGCACCTTCCGTAAATATCCCGGCCATTTCAAAGTCCGCATCCTGCCGCCGATCCCGCCGGGCTTGGACCCGGACGCATTCTTCGCACGATTGATGGAGGAGACAGAAAAGGCGAGCGACGAATTGCTGGTCGAAACCATCGCCAACAATCCGCATCTGCCGGTCCCGCCGACGGCGGCGCAGCGCCTGGCGGAGATTGCCAAGGCGAAGGTGGCAGCCACGGTTTAA
- the gloB gene encoding hydroxyacylglutathione hydrolase gives MKPLELEVFLCRSDNFGVLVHDPETGYTASIDAPEAAPILAAANRRGWTITHILTTHHHTDHVEANLALKEQFGCEIIGPINEAVAIPGLDRAYGDGDTFEFGDHTVDVIETPGHTAGHICYHFVDDKLLFAADTLFALGCGRLFERPAADMWASLQKLAVLPDETAIYFGHEYTLSNARFAVTIDPGNERLKARAADIEALRAQGKFTIPTTLALEKETNPFLRAADPSIRRNLLMESRSNEEVFAEIRKRKDNF, from the coding sequence ATGAAGCCTTTGGAATTAGAGGTATTTCTGTGCCGCTCCGACAATTTCGGCGTACTCGTGCACGACCCTGAAACCGGCTATACGGCCTCCATCGATGCACCCGAAGCTGCGCCTATTCTAGCGGCCGCGAATCGGCGTGGCTGGACGATCACCCACATCCTCACCACCCACCATCACACCGATCATGTCGAGGCCAATCTGGCGCTGAAGGAGCAATTTGGCTGCGAGATCATCGGTCCGATCAACGAGGCCGTCGCCATTCCCGGCCTCGATCGTGCCTACGGCGACGGCGACACGTTCGAATTTGGCGATCACACCGTCGATGTCATCGAGACACCAGGCCATACGGCCGGCCATATCTGCTACCATTTCGTCGACGACAAGCTGCTTTTTGCCGCCGACACGCTGTTTGCGCTCGGCTGTGGCCGGCTGTTCGAACGGCCGGCGGCGGACATGTGGGCATCCCTGCAGAAGCTTGCCGTATTGCCGGACGAGACGGCCATCTATTTCGGCCACGAATATACCCTCTCCAACGCCCGCTTTGCCGTTACCATCGATCCCGGCAATGAAAGGCTGAAAGCGCGCGCCGCCGACATCGAGGCACTAAGGGCCCAAGGTAAATTCACCATCCCGACGACGCTCGCGCTGGAGAAGGAAACCAATCCCTTCCTGCGCGCCGCCGATCCGTCGATCCGCCGAAATCTACTGATGGAAAGCCGCAGCAACGAGGAAGTCTTTGCCGAAATCCGCAAGCGCAAGGATAATTTCTGA
- a CDS encoding DMT family transporter: MKFRATLTGFAAIVMWSFLALLTVASGKMPPFQLLAICFAIGSIPGIVVLALRPERVRLLRQPTKVWITGIAGLFGYHFLYFTALRHAPAVEAGLIAYLWPLLIVVGSALLPSERLRWYHIVGALMGLAGTVLIVGRNGFHFEGAYAVGYGAAFLCAFTWSGYSLITRRFEAVSTDVVTIFCLVTSALSLVCHLGLEDTIWPETTSQWIAVLGLGLFPVGAAFYAWDYGVKNGDIQILGAASYAAPLLSTLILTVFGFAEPSWGIALACLLVTGGAVLAAHRMILRRDGRAAQAEAAE, translated from the coding sequence GTGAAGTTTCGCGCAACATTGACAGGGTTTGCGGCCATCGTGATGTGGTCGTTTCTGGCCTTATTGACCGTGGCGTCGGGTAAGATGCCGCCATTTCAATTGCTCGCCATCTGTTTCGCCATCGGCAGCATCCCCGGCATCGTTGTTCTCGCATTGAGACCGGAGCGCGTGCGGTTGCTGCGTCAGCCGACCAAGGTCTGGATCACGGGCATTGCCGGGCTGTTCGGCTATCATTTCCTCTATTTCACCGCGCTGCGTCATGCGCCGGCGGTCGAGGCGGGATTGATCGCCTATCTCTGGCCGTTGCTGATCGTGGTCGGATCGGCGCTTTTGCCGAGCGAGCGGCTGCGCTGGTACCACATCGTCGGCGCGCTCATGGGGCTCGCCGGCACGGTGCTGATCGTCGGACGCAACGGGTTTCACTTCGAGGGAGCCTATGCCGTCGGCTATGGCGCGGCGTTCCTCTGCGCTTTCACCTGGTCCGGCTATTCGCTGATCACGCGCCGGTTCGAGGCGGTGTCGACCGATGTCGTCACCATATTCTGCCTGGTGACGTCAGCCCTTTCCCTGGTTTGCCATCTCGGGCTGGAGGATACGATCTGGCCGGAGACGACATCGCAATGGATCGCCGTCCTCGGGCTTGGCCTTTTTCCAGTGGGGGCTGCCTTCTATGCCTGGGACTACGGCGTCAAGAATGGGGATATCCAGATTCTCGGCGCTGCCAGCTATGCCGCGCCGTTGCTCTCGACGCTGATCCTGACCGTCTTCGGCTTTGCCGAACCGAGTTGGGGCATCGCGCTTGCCTGCCTCCTGGTGACCGGCGGCGCCGTGCTGGCGGCGCACCGGATGATCCTGCGTCGCGACGGCAGAGCGGCGCAGGCGGAAGCGGCGGAATAG
- a CDS encoding prephenate/arogenate dehydrogenase family protein, giving the protein MSSVQFDRIALIGIGLIGSSIAHDIKRLDLAKEVVISTRSVETLKRAEELKLGDRYTPSSAEAVKDADLVVVSVPVGASGSVAAEISAHLKPGAIVTDVGSTKASVIAQMQPHMPSNVHFIPGHPIAGTEKSGPDAGFAGLFEGRWCIFTPIPGTDEQAIKRLRHFWETLGSRVDEMDAAHHDKVLAIVSHLPHLIAYNIVGTADDLETVTESEVIKYSASGFRDFTRLAASDPTMWRDVCLHNRDAILEMLARFSEDLAYLQRAIRWGEGDKIFDLFTRTRAIRRSIVEAGQDVDAPDFGRHALDAKK; this is encoded by the coding sequence ATGAGCAGTGTTCAGTTCGACCGTATCGCGCTGATCGGCATCGGCCTGATCGGTTCGTCGATCGCCCATGATATCAAGCGGCTCGACCTCGCCAAGGAAGTGGTGATCTCGACGCGCAGCGTGGAAACGTTGAAGCGCGCCGAGGAACTCAAGCTCGGCGATCGTTATACGCCGTCGTCAGCCGAGGCGGTCAAGGATGCCGATCTTGTCGTCGTTTCGGTGCCGGTCGGCGCTTCGGGAAGTGTCGCTGCCGAAATCTCTGCGCATCTGAAGCCCGGCGCCATCGTCACCGATGTCGGCTCGACCAAGGCCTCCGTCATCGCGCAGATGCAGCCGCATATGCCAAGCAATGTGCATTTCATTCCCGGCCATCCCATCGCAGGCACGGAAAAGTCCGGGCCGGACGCCGGTTTTGCCGGGCTGTTCGAGGGCCGCTGGTGCATCTTCACGCCGATCCCCGGCACGGATGAACAGGCAATCAAGCGGCTTCGCCATTTCTGGGAGACGCTCGGTTCGCGTGTCGACGAAATGGATGCCGCCCATCACGACAAGGTGCTGGCGATCGTCTCGCATCTGCCGCATCTTATCGCCTATAACATCGTCGGCACTGCTGATGATCTGGAGACGGTGACGGAATCGGAAGTGATCAAATATTCCGCCTCCGGTTTCCGCGATTTCACCCGTCTTGCCGCTTCCGACCCGACCATGTGGCGTGACGTCTGCCTGCACAATCGCGATGCCATTCTGGAAATGCTGGCGCGTTTCTCGGAAGACCTCGCCTATCTGCAGCGCGCCATCCGCTGGGGCGAGGGTGACAAGATCTTCGATCTCTTCACCCGCACCCGCGCCATCCGCCGCTCGATCGTCGAGGCCGGCCAGGATGTCGACGCCCCGGATTTTGGCCGTCACGCACTGGATGCCAAGAAGTAA
- a CDS encoding class I SAM-dependent methyltransferase, which translates to MKSNGRLITFMAMHADIVDLRQFYHSELGRLAEQSIAMALSSIWSRLPEERLVGLGYVVPYLDRFRADTERTFAFMPAGQGAVNWPVDSVSATALIFDEELPLPDSSIDRVLMVHSLEFAESPRETLKELWRVLAPGGRLVIVVPNRRGVWARMEHTPFGSGRPYSRGQLTSLLRETNFTPGATAEALFFPPSKLRAVLRLRRAFERVGRTLWPAFSGVIIVEAQKRLYQGLPVAVRASRRVFVPVLAPRGIPTTRDGA; encoded by the coding sequence TTGAAGTCCAACGGGCGGCTGATAACATTTATGGCGATGCACGCCGATATCGTCGATCTCCGCCAATTCTATCATTCCGAGCTCGGTCGCTTGGCGGAGCAGTCTATCGCTATGGCACTTTCCTCGATCTGGTCGCGGCTGCCGGAAGAGCGCCTTGTTGGCCTGGGCTATGTCGTTCCCTATCTCGATCGTTTCCGCGCCGACACCGAGCGCACCTTCGCCTTCATGCCGGCGGGGCAGGGGGCGGTGAACTGGCCAGTGGATTCGGTGTCGGCGACGGCGCTGATCTTCGATGAGGAATTGCCGTTGCCTGACAGTTCCATCGACAGGGTGTTGATGGTGCATTCGTTGGAATTTGCCGAGAGCCCGCGCGAGACGCTGAAGGAGCTTTGGCGCGTTCTGGCGCCCGGCGGTCGGCTCGTCATCGTCGTGCCGAACCGCAGAGGCGTGTGGGCGCGCATGGAGCACACGCCCTTCGGTTCTGGTCGTCCCTATTCGCGCGGGCAGCTCACCTCGCTGCTGCGCGAGACCAATTTCACGCCGGGGGCGACGGCGGAGGCGCTGTTCTTTCCTCCCTCAAAGCTGCGCGCCGTCTTGCGGCTCAGACGTGCCTTCGAGCGGGTCGGGCGTACCCTCTGGCCGGCTTTTTCCGGCGTCATCATCGTCGAGGCGCAGAAGCGGCTTTATCAGGGCCTGCCGGTCGCCGTCCGCGCCTCGCGCCGCGTCTTCGTACCGGTGCTGGCGCCGCGCGGCATACCGACGACACGCGACGGTGCGTGA
- a CDS encoding DUF2125 domain-containing protein has translation MAASSQSVASGKGKRMWLIGLGLIVVLAALYTGGWFYATTVVKATVLKALGQQNAAGISGECTDMGFSGFPFAIGLSCAKVTVDDHVKGVSASFDNLHASAPVYQPNHVGWNLKSPAEFRTAQGLTVSAEWTNLQSNLVAKGRGISQSETVIDGLKASILSSFTGQSADVTAAHTEMHARQNGDDLELAIGIQNANAVIKDFPQTLPTASTSADITLTGKAGLLDGTDGHGLYGTAGVLRQVTIDIGDGRVMTLTGPFNFDDQGFLSGKFKLEINQIEPWGESLKATIPSAKNMIDTATKLLKSLAAGGDKVSVDLTADRGRLSLSGFIPLGKIPPL, from the coding sequence ATGGCAGCGTCAAGCCAGAGCGTGGCGTCCGGCAAAGGCAAACGCATGTGGCTCATCGGGCTGGGGCTGATCGTAGTCCTCGCCGCGCTTTACACCGGCGGCTGGTTTTATGCGACCACCGTGGTGAAGGCGACCGTGTTGAAGGCGCTTGGCCAGCAGAACGCCGCAGGCATCTCGGGCGAATGCACCGACATGGGTTTCAGCGGCTTTCCCTTCGCCATTGGCCTCTCCTGCGCCAAGGTGACGGTTGACGATCATGTGAAGGGCGTTTCCGCCTCTTTCGACAATCTGCATGCGTCGGCGCCAGTCTATCAGCCGAACCATGTCGGATGGAACCTGAAGTCGCCGGCGGAATTCCGCACCGCGCAAGGCCTGACGGTGTCGGCCGAATGGACCAACCTGCAATCCAATCTCGTTGCCAAGGGCCGCGGCATCTCGCAGAGCGAGACCGTCATCGATGGGCTGAAGGCCAGCATCCTCTCCTCCTTCACCGGACAGAGCGCCGATGTGACCGCTGCCCACACAGAAATGCACGCACGCCAGAACGGCGACGACCTGGAGCTTGCGATCGGCATCCAAAACGCCAATGCAGTGATCAAGGATTTTCCGCAGACGCTGCCGACAGCATCGACAAGTGCCGATATCACCTTGACCGGCAAGGCCGGCTTGCTCGACGGCACCGATGGGCACGGCCTCTATGGTACAGCTGGCGTTCTCCGTCAGGTAACGATCGATATCGGCGACGGCCGCGTCATGACCCTTACCGGCCCCTTCAATTTCGACGATCAGGGCTTTCTCTCCGGCAAGTTCAAGCTGGAGATCAATCAGATCGAGCCGTGGGGAGAAAGCTTGAAAGCAACGATCCCGTCAGCCAAAAACATGATCGACACCGCCACTAAGCTCCTGAAATCGCTCGCAGCTGGCGGCGACAAAGTCTCCGTCGACCTCACCGCCGATCGTGGACGCCTGTCGCTGAGCGGCTTCATCCCGCTTGGGAAGATTCCGCCCCTTTGA